In Brevundimonas subvibrioides, a genomic segment contains:
- a CDS encoding alpha/beta hydrolase gives MTRRGLLVPALGALLASVAAACSPLAVLNAVAPRDPGVRRVARDVAYGEDPRQTFDVFAPTASTGERLPVLVLFYGGGWDSGSKEVYGWAAQALAAQGFVVALPDYRLVPQVHFPTFVEDAAAATAKVADVAATWGGDPARLGVLGHSAGAHLAMMITLDARYLAEIGRPDLIKAAAGLAGPYDFLPFDVPASINAFGQWPDPRQTQPLTYARADAPPLWLGHGTADVVVHDEDTILLDARMRQLGGRSEAKLYPGLNHADLIATFAPLFRRKAPVLADVSAFFHRELG, from the coding sequence ATGACCCGCAGAGGCCTTCTCGTTCCCGCGCTCGGTGCACTCCTTGCCTCCGTGGCCGCGGCCTGCAGCCCGCTGGCGGTATTGAACGCGGTGGCCCCCCGCGATCCCGGCGTGCGTCGCGTCGCCCGCGATGTCGCCTATGGAGAGGACCCGCGCCAGACGTTCGACGTCTTTGCGCCGACGGCTTCGACCGGCGAGCGGCTGCCCGTCCTGGTCCTGTTCTATGGTGGCGGATGGGATTCGGGATCGAAGGAGGTCTATGGCTGGGCGGCCCAGGCCCTGGCGGCCCAAGGTTTTGTCGTGGCCCTGCCCGACTACAGACTGGTGCCCCAGGTCCATTTTCCGACCTTCGTCGAGGACGCGGCCGCCGCGACCGCGAAAGTCGCGGACGTGGCGGCGACCTGGGGCGGCGACCCGGCCCGCCTGGGCGTGCTGGGCCATTCGGCGGGGGCGCATCTGGCGATGATGATCACGCTGGATGCCCGCTATCTGGCGGAAATCGGCCGGCCGGATCTGATCAAGGCCGCGGCCGGGCTGGCGGGGCCCTATGACTTCCTGCCGTTCGACGTGCCCGCATCGATCAACGCCTTCGGCCAGTGGCCCGACCCGCGTCAGACCCAGCCCCTGACCTATGCCCGCGCGGACGCGCCGCCGCTCTGGCTGGGTCACGGGACGGCCGACGTCGTCGTGCATGACGAGGACACCATCCTGCTGGATGCGAGGATGCGCCAGCTGGGCGGACGCAGCGAGGCGAAACTCTATCCCGGCCTGAACCACGCCGACCTGATCGCGACCTTCGCACCGCTGTTTCGCAGGAAGGCCCCTGTCCTGGCCGACGTCAGCGCGTTCTTCCATCGCGAGCTCGGCTGA